One Micromonospora sp. FIMYZ51 genomic window carries:
- a CDS encoding SDR family NAD(P)-dependent oxidoreductase, whose product MTNQDQIVDYLRRMAADLRHANRRIKKLEDGNAEPVAIIGMACRYPGGVSSPEQLWELVAEGRDAVSTMPTDRGWNVDALYDPDPASAGKANTRSGAFLYDAAEFDAEFFGISPREALAMDPQQRLLLEVSWEVFEAAGLDPHAMRGSRTGVYAGLMYHDYVTDRTNQPDEIEGYLSTGMAGSVVSGRVAYALGLEGPAVTLDTACSSSLVALHLAIQSLRSGECDMAIAGGVTVMSTPAIFVELSRQRGLAPDGRCKAFARAADGTGWGEGAGVLLVERLSDARSKGHPILAVVRGSAVNQDGASNGLTAPNGPAQQRVIMQALANARLSASDVAAVEAHGTGTTLGDPIEAQALLATYGQDRAGDEPLWLGSIKSNIGHTQAAAGAAGIIKMVMAMRHGVLPRTLHVDEPTPQVDWDAGAVRLLTDERLWPRTDGRRRAGVSSFGVSGTNAHIIIEEPEPEPPSDEPDAPQLPLPYLPLPLSAATAQAIGAQAAQLRDHLRANPQPALEDVAFTLATARAALAHRAVIVAENPQEAVRALDALATDAPSKPVIDTVDQDVRCAYLFTGQGAQRAEMGKELYRAYPEFANAFDAVCDELDPHLDRPLRETVFAPAGSPAAELLDQTLFTQTATFALEVALFRLVESWGVRPYAVAGHSIGELAAAHVAGMLSLSDACRLVAARAALMQALPPGGAMVSIAASEPEVAERLRGHESRASLAAVNAATSVVVSGDEDIVGEIAEHFAGLGRQTKRLRVSHAFHSPRIDPMLAEFEQVAATVTIEPPTIAVVSSLTGALADIDEWRAPGYWSRQVRQAVRFHDVVCTLRAEDVTVFLELGPDGVLTSTLNQAEEEHDSVRVAALRRGRAEAQTLTDALARLHARGVPVDWRAFFAGRAGTVVPLPTYAFSRQRYWLHGAPAADVSAAGLSSAAHPMLGAMVAVANSQSWLFTGRLSLETHPWLADHAISGVALVPGTAFVELALHAGEHAGCARIEELTLEAPIAVPAHGGVRLQVAVDAPDDTNRCEIAVYSLAEGAAEDAWVRNAVGTLSPGGTEDPPDLSTWPPAEAEPMAVDDIYPGFAEAGFSYGPAFQGVRAAWRRGDEIFAEIGLPGSAPDDAGRFRLHPALFDAALHMAAFLDSAETRQGRLPFSWAGVSLWAVGPTFLRVRLTATGPSSLALALADADGNPVASIESLTVRAADSRQIRPDATNSLFHVAWAAQPVPETAGLPAQLAAIDADGTGAARLLTAAGAAATVYPDLAALRESDAAVPDVVVIAAAGLRGAVSADDLAAQAHAATERALELVQSWLSDERLSAARLLVLTSGAVAVRDDEDRDPAQAAVWGLLSSAQSENPGRLLLIDVDGQHPSAAELGAALASDEPRVALRDGALLAPRLARASALDRRWDFDPAGTVLITGGTGTLGALLARHLVTKHGVRHLLLTSRRGPHTPQAHHLHTELTTLGAHVTITACDTTDRTALHTLLTNHHPTTVIHTAGILDDAPTTTLTTTQLHRVLQPKIDAATHLHELTKHHPLTTFILYSSASGLLGAAGQPNYAAANAYLDALAHHRRANGLPATSIAWGAWEPASGMTAQLGDIDLRRMARSGIRPMSPEEGLALFDAAVGVDSAVVAPIGLDLPTLSSMAAAGTLPPLLRGLVRVPLRRATAIAEGAASGTLAARLAALPEAERRPLVLGMLRTQVAAILGYGSSDGPDPRRSFKELGFDSLAAVELRNGLNAATGLRLPATLIFDYPTQAALADYLLETIVPVAAAPVSRPTTATGADTRTDPIVIVGMACRYPGGVNSPEDLWQLIAEERDEISPFPGNRGWDLDDLFGEPDEPGRSYTRDGGFLHDAGDFDAAFFGISPREALAMDPQQRLLLETSWEAFERAGIDPLSARGSRTGVYVGAMHHDYAAIGPHVPDEVASHSGTGTAGSVISGRIAYTLGLEGPAMTIDTACSSSLVALHLAVQALRNGECDLALAGGVTVMASPGTFVQLSRQGGLAPDGRCKSFASSADGTGWSEGVGVVVVERLSDARRHGHRVLAVVRGSALNQDGASNGLTAPNGPSQQRVIRQALADAGLSVTEVDAVEAHGTGTKLGDPIEAQALLATYGQGRGGVPLWLGSLKSNIGHSQAAAGVAGVIKMVMAMWAGVLPRTLHVDEPTPVVDWSSGDVRLLTEARQWSVDGRPRRAGVSSFGISGTNAHVIVEQPPVVESVAESPAPVPGLVSGSFAELLPPDPELPVPVSGSDSDPVSGPGSGSGSGPVVPWVVSGHSVGGLRGQAGRLVGFVGSGLGGVSVGDVGLSLVSSRAGLSHRAVVVGDSVEALRAGLVDVAGGGVGSGFVSGVAGGVGRTAFVFPGQGGQWVGMGRELWESCGVFGEWMGVCERALAPFVGWSLREVVFSGMRSCGRGWMWCSRCRGR is encoded by the coding sequence GTGACGAATCAAGATCAGATCGTTGACTATCTCCGGCGCATGGCGGCGGATCTGCGCCACGCCAACCGGCGCATCAAGAAGCTGGAGGACGGCAACGCCGAGCCGGTCGCGATCATCGGCATGGCCTGCCGCTACCCCGGCGGGGTCTCGTCACCGGAGCAGCTGTGGGAGCTGGTCGCCGAGGGCCGGGACGCGGTGTCCACAATGCCCACCGACCGCGGCTGGAACGTCGACGCGCTCTACGATCCCGACCCGGCGAGCGCAGGCAAGGCCAACACCCGCTCCGGAGCCTTCCTCTACGACGCGGCCGAGTTCGACGCCGAGTTCTTCGGCATCTCGCCGCGCGAGGCGCTCGCGATGGATCCCCAGCAGCGTTTACTGCTCGAGGTGTCGTGGGAGGTCTTCGAGGCCGCCGGCCTCGACCCGCACGCGATGCGTGGCAGCCGCACCGGCGTCTACGCCGGGCTGATGTACCACGACTACGTCACCGACCGAACGAACCAGCCGGACGAGATCGAGGGTTACCTGAGCACCGGCATGGCCGGCAGCGTCGTGTCCGGCCGGGTCGCGTACGCCCTGGGTCTCGAAGGTCCCGCCGTCACCCTGGACACGGCCTGCTCGTCGTCGTTGGTGGCACTGCATCTGGCGATCCAGTCCCTGCGCAGCGGCGAGTGCGACATGGCCATCGCGGGCGGCGTCACGGTGATGTCGACACCGGCGATCTTCGTGGAACTGTCGCGCCAGCGCGGGCTCGCGCCCGACGGCCGGTGCAAGGCGTTCGCGCGGGCGGCGGACGGCACCGGCTGGGGCGAGGGTGCCGGAGTGTTGCTCGTCGAGCGCCTCTCCGACGCCCGGAGCAAAGGCCACCCGATCCTGGCGGTGGTACGTGGATCCGCGGTGAACCAGGACGGCGCCTCGAACGGCTTGACCGCCCCCAACGGGCCCGCCCAGCAGCGCGTGATCATGCAGGCGCTGGCGAACGCCCGGCTGAGCGCGTCCGACGTGGCGGCCGTCGAGGCGCATGGCACCGGCACGACGCTCGGCGACCCGATCGAGGCGCAGGCGCTGCTGGCGACGTACGGCCAGGACCGGGCCGGGGACGAACCGCTGTGGCTCGGATCGATCAAATCGAACATCGGGCACACCCAGGCGGCGGCCGGCGCCGCCGGCATCATCAAAATGGTCATGGCGATGCGGCACGGCGTGCTGCCCCGGACCCTGCACGTGGACGAGCCGACCCCCCAGGTGGACTGGGACGCCGGCGCAGTGCGGCTGCTCACCGACGAGCGACTGTGGCCACGCACCGACGGTCGCCGCCGGGCCGGGGTGTCCTCGTTCGGGGTGAGCGGCACCAACGCCCACATCATCATCGAGGAGCCGGAGCCCGAGCCGCCGTCGGACGAGCCGGACGCGCCGCAGCTGCCCCTGCCCTACCTACCCCTTCCCCTCTCCGCCGCGACAGCGCAGGCCATCGGTGCCCAGGCCGCGCAGCTACGCGATCATCTGCGCGCGAACCCTCAGCCGGCGCTGGAGGACGTGGCGTTCACACTTGCCACCGCCCGCGCCGCATTGGCGCACCGAGCGGTGATCGTCGCCGAGAACCCGCAGGAAGCGGTCCGGGCGCTCGACGCCTTGGCCACGGACGCACCGTCGAAGCCGGTGATCGACACCGTGGACCAGGACGTGCGGTGCGCCTACCTCTTCACCGGGCAGGGCGCTCAACGCGCGGAGATGGGCAAGGAGCTGTACCGGGCGTATCCGGAGTTCGCCAACGCCTTCGACGCCGTCTGCGACGAACTGGATCCTCATCTCGACCGCCCGCTGCGCGAGACCGTGTTCGCGCCCGCCGGTTCGCCGGCGGCGGAACTGCTCGACCAGACGCTGTTCACCCAGACGGCGACCTTCGCGCTGGAGGTGGCCCTCTTCCGGCTGGTGGAAAGCTGGGGCGTGCGCCCGTACGCGGTCGCCGGCCACTCGATCGGCGAACTGGCCGCAGCCCACGTGGCCGGCATGCTGTCGCTGTCGGACGCCTGCCGGCTCGTGGCGGCACGGGCTGCCCTCATGCAGGCGTTGCCGCCCGGTGGGGCGATGGTGTCGATCGCCGCGAGCGAGCCGGAGGTGGCCGAACGGTTGCGCGGCCACGAGTCGCGGGCGAGCCTGGCGGCCGTCAACGCGGCGACGTCGGTGGTCGTCTCCGGCGACGAGGACATCGTCGGCGAGATCGCCGAACACTTTGCCGGGCTCGGCCGGCAGACCAAACGCCTGCGGGTCAGCCACGCCTTCCACTCCCCCCGGATAGATCCGATGCTCGCGGAATTCGAGCAGGTCGCCGCCACGGTGACGATCGAGCCGCCAACGATTGCGGTGGTATCGAGCCTCACCGGCGCGCTTGCCGACATCGACGAGTGGCGGGCCCCCGGCTACTGGTCACGCCAGGTCCGCCAGGCCGTCCGCTTCCACGACGTCGTGTGCACCCTGCGCGCCGAGGACGTCACCGTGTTCTTGGAACTCGGACCGGACGGCGTGCTCACCTCGACGTTGAACCAGGCCGAGGAGGAGCACGACAGCGTCCGCGTCGCGGCGCTGCGGCGTGGGCGTGCCGAGGCCCAAACGCTCACCGACGCACTCGCGCGCCTGCATGCCCGTGGCGTACCGGTCGACTGGCGGGCGTTCTTCGCCGGCCGCGCCGGCACAGTGGTCCCGCTGCCCACGTACGCCTTCAGCCGTCAGCGGTACTGGCTGCACGGCGCACCGGCCGCGGACGTCAGCGCCGCCGGCCTCAGCTCGGCGGCGCATCCCATGCTCGGCGCCATGGTCGCCGTCGCGAACTCGCAGAGCTGGCTCTTCACCGGACGGTTGTCGCTGGAAACCCACCCGTGGCTCGCCGACCACGCGATCTCCGGCGTCGCGCTCGTGCCCGGCACCGCCTTTGTCGAACTGGCGCTGCACGCGGGCGAGCACGCTGGCTGCGCGCGAATCGAAGAACTCACGCTCGAGGCACCGATCGCGGTGCCCGCACACGGCGGCGTGCGGTTGCAGGTCGCGGTCGACGCACCGGACGACACCAACCGGTGCGAGATCGCGGTGTACTCGCTGGCCGAGGGCGCGGCCGAGGACGCCTGGGTGCGCAACGCGGTCGGGACGCTGAGCCCGGGCGGCACCGAGGATCCGCCGGACCTCTCCACCTGGCCGCCGGCCGAGGCCGAACCGATGGCCGTCGACGACATCTACCCCGGCTTCGCCGAGGCCGGCTTCAGCTACGGTCCGGCCTTCCAGGGCGTACGCGCGGCGTGGCGGCGCGGCGACGAGATCTTCGCCGAGATCGGCCTGCCCGGCTCCGCACCCGACGACGCCGGCCGGTTTCGGCTGCACCCCGCCCTGTTCGACGCGGCACTGCACATGGCCGCGTTCCTCGACTCCGCCGAAACGAGGCAGGGACGGCTGCCGTTCTCGTGGGCCGGAGTGTCACTCTGGGCCGTAGGTCCGACCTTCCTCCGCGTACGCCTGACCGCCACGGGCCCGTCGTCACTGGCGCTGGCCCTGGCCGACGCCGACGGCAACCCGGTGGCGTCGATCGAGTCCCTCACCGTGCGCGCGGCGGACAGCCGACAGATCCGGCCGGACGCGACGAACTCGCTCTTTCACGTCGCGTGGGCGGCCCAGCCCGTACCGGAGACGGCTGGACTGCCGGCCCAGCTGGCGGCGATCGACGCGGACGGCACCGGTGCGGCGCGGCTGCTCACCGCCGCCGGCGCGGCGGCGACGGTCTATCCCGACCTGGCCGCCCTGCGCGAATCCGACGCAGCGGTCCCCGACGTCGTCGTCATCGCGGCGGCCGGGCTCCGCGGTGCCGTCTCCGCCGACGACCTGGCAGCCCAGGCGCATGCCGCCACCGAGCGGGCCCTCGAACTCGTCCAGTCCTGGCTCTCGGACGAGCGCCTGTCCGCCGCACGGCTACTGGTGCTGACCTCCGGCGCCGTGGCGGTACGCGACGACGAGGATCGCGACCCGGCCCAGGCGGCGGTGTGGGGCCTGCTGAGTTCGGCGCAGAGCGAGAACCCGGGACGACTGCTGCTCATCGACGTGGACGGACAGCACCCGTCAGCGGCGGAACTGGGCGCGGCGCTGGCGTCCGACGAGCCCCGCGTGGCGCTCCGCGACGGCGCACTGTTGGCGCCGCGACTGGCGCGAGCCTCGGCACTCGATCGGCGATGGGATTTCGACCCGGCGGGGACGGTGCTCATCACCGGCGGCACCGGCACCCTCGGCGCCCTCCTCGCCCGCCACCTCGTCACCAAACACGGCGTCCGCCACCTCCTCCTCACCAGCCGCCGAGGACCCCACACACCCCAAGCCCACCACCTCCACACCGAACTCACCACACTCGGCGCCCACGTCACCATCACCGCCTGCGACACCACCGACCGCACCGCCCTGCACACCCTCCTCACCAACCACCACCCCACCACCGTCATCCACACCGCCGGCATCCTCGACGACGCACCCACCACCACCCTCACCACCACCCAACTCCACCGCGTACTCCAACCCAAAATCGACGCCGCCACCCACCTCCACGAACTCACCAAACACCACCCACTCACCACCTTCATCCTCTACTCCAGCGCCTCCGGCCTCCTCGGCGCCGCCGGCCAACCCAACTACGCCGCCGCCAACGCCTACCTCGACGCCCTCGCCCACCACCGCCGCGCCAACGGCCTCCCCGCCACCTCCATCGCCTGGGGGGCGTGGGAACCGGCCAGTGGTATGACCGCCCAGCTCGGCGACATCGACCTGCGGCGCATGGCGCGCAGCGGAATCCGACCCATGTCGCCCGAGGAGGGTCTCGCGCTCTTTGACGCGGCGGTCGGGGTCGACAGCGCGGTGGTGGCGCCGATCGGGCTGGACCTGCCCACGCTGAGTTCGATGGCCGCCGCCGGCACGTTGCCACCACTGCTGCGCGGGCTGGTCCGCGTACCGCTGCGGCGGGCAACCGCGATCGCTGAGGGTGCCGCCAGCGGGACGCTCGCCGCGCGACTCGCCGCGCTACCCGAAGCGGAGCGTCGCCCGCTGGTGCTCGGCATGCTGCGTACGCAGGTCGCTGCCATCCTCGGTTACGGCTCCTCCGACGGCCCGGACCCACGGCGCTCGTTCAAGGAACTGGGCTTCGACTCGCTCGCCGCCGTCGAGCTGCGCAACGGCCTCAACGCCGCCACCGGGCTACGGCTGCCCGCCACGCTGATCTTCGACTACCCGACTCAGGCCGCGCTCGCGGACTACCTGCTGGAGACCATCGTTCCGGTCGCGGCTGCGCCGGTGTCCCGGCCCACCACGGCCACGGGCGCCGACACCAGGACGGATCCGATCGTCATCGTCGGCATGGCCTGCCGGTACCCGGGCGGAGTCAACTCTCCGGAGGACCTCTGGCAGCTGATCGCCGAGGAACGCGACGAGATCTCGCCGTTCCCCGGCAACCGCGGCTGGGATCTCGACGACCTTTTCGGCGAGCCCGACGAGCCCGGCCGCTCGTACACCCGCGACGGCGGGTTCCTCCACGATGCCGGGGACTTCGACGCCGCGTTCTTCGGTATCTCGCCGCGTGAGGCGCTGGCGATGGACCCGCAGCAGCGGCTGCTCCTGGAGACCTCGTGGGAGGCGTTCGAGCGGGCCGGCATCGACCCGCTCTCGGCCCGGGGCAGCCGCACCGGGGTGTACGTGGGCGCGATGCACCACGACTACGCCGCCATCGGGCCGCACGTGCCCGACGAAGTGGCCAGCCACTCGGGCACCGGCACGGCCGGCAGTGTCATCTCCGGCCGGATCGCCTACACGCTCGGCTTGGAGGGCCCGGCGATGACGATCGACACCGCCTGTTCGTCGTCGTTGGTGGCGCTGCACCTGGCCGTACAGGCGCTGCGCAACGGTGAGTGCGACCTCGCCCTGGCCGGCGGCGTCACCGTCATGGCCAGCCCCGGCACCTTCGTGCAGTTGTCCCGGCAGGGTGGCCTGGCACCCGATGGCCGGTGCAAGTCCTTCGCCAGTTCCGCCGACGGGACCGGTTGGAGCGAGGGTGTCGGCGTGGTGGTGGTGGAGCGGTTGTCGGATGCCCGCCGCCACGGGCATCGGGTGTTGGCGGTGGTACGGGGCTCGGCGTTGAACCAGGACGGTGCGTCGAATGGTCTGACGGCGCCGAATGGGCCTTCGCAGCAACGGGTGATCCGGCAGGCGCTTGCTGATGCGGGCCTGTCGGTTACCGAGGTGGACGCGGTGGAGGCGCATGGCACGGGGACGAAGCTTGGCGATCCGATCGAGGCACAGGCGTTGTTGGCGACGTATGGGCAGGGTCGGGGTGGGGTGCCGTTGTGGTTGGGGTCGTTGAAGTCGAATATTGGTCATTCGCAGGCGGCGGCGGGTGTTGCTGGTGTGATCAAGATGGTGATGGCGATGTGGGCGGGGGTGTTGCCGCGGACGTTGCATGTGGATGAGCCGACGCCGGTGGTGGATTGGTCGTCGGGGGATGTTCGGTTGTTGACCGAGGCGCGGCAGTGGTCGGTGGATGGTCGTCCGCGTCGGGCGGGGGTGTCGTCGTTCGGTATCAGTGGGACGAATGCGCATGTGATTGTGGAGCAGCCGCCGGTTGTTGAGTCGGTTGCCGAGTCCCCCGCGCCGGTTCCTGGGCTGGTTTCGGGGTCGTTTGCTGAGCTTCTCCCGCCGGATCCTGAGCTTCCCGTGCCGGTTTCCGGGTCGGATTCGGATCCGGTTTCTGGGCCGGGCTCGGGGTCCGGTTCGGGGCCGGTGGTGCCGTGGGTGGTGTCGGGTCATTCGGTGGGGGGTTTGCGGGGTCAGGCGGGTCGGTTGGTGGGGTTTGTGGGTTCGGGGTTGGGTGGTGTGTCGGTGGGGGATGTGGGTTTGTCGTTGGTGTCGTCGCGTGCGGGGTTGTCGCATCGGGCGGTGGTGGTGGGTGATTCGGTTGAGGCTTTGCGTGCGGGTTTGGTTGATGTGGCGGGTGGTGGGGTGGGGTCGGGGTTTGTTTCTGGTGTGGCTGGTGGGGTGGGGCGTACGGCTTTTGTGTTTCCGGGTCAGGGTGGTCAGTGGGTGGGGATGGGGCGGGAGTTGTGGGAGTCGTGTGGGGTGTTTGGGGAGTGGATGGGGGTGTGTGAGCGGGCGTTGGCGCCGTTTGTGGGGTGGTCGTTGCGGGAGGTGGTGTTTTCGGGGATGAGGAGTTGTGGTCGCGGGTGGATGTGGTGCAGCCGGTGTCGTGGGCGGTGA
- a CDS encoding AarF/ABC1/UbiB kinase family protein, giving the protein MTEIPRRASSRAARIASLPLGFAGRQAVGLGKRVAGRSSAEVTAEIHARTAEQIFQVLGELKGGAMKLGQALSIFQAVMPDETAAAYAESLVKLQEDAPRMPPAEVHAVLADQLGPRWRDRFAEFDDVAAAAASIGQVHKARWRLPDGSTVPAAVKVQYPGTAEALDSDLKQVARLGSMLKTLQPSTNVKALIAEMRERILEELDYTGEAENQRRFAEAYAGDPEIYVPRVLASTPAMLVTEWAEGTPLSKVIASGSQQERDEAGRLLALFHFSAPTRAGLLHADPHPGNFRMMPDGRLCVLDFGAAAQMPGGLPKPIGRLIRAALDGDAETVRAGLRDEGFFKKNRDVEAPALLAFLLPMIEPFSVAEFKFTRDWMRTSAAHMSDRKAPGAKLTLPTSYLFVHRVMGGSMGVLCQLEARAPFQAIVHRWLPGFAPVG; this is encoded by the coding sequence GTGACTGAGATTCCCCGCCGAGCCTCCTCGCGAGCCGCCAGGATCGCGTCCCTGCCACTCGGCTTCGCCGGACGTCAGGCCGTCGGCCTCGGCAAACGCGTCGCAGGCCGATCGTCCGCCGAGGTCACCGCCGAGATTCACGCCCGCACCGCCGAGCAGATCTTCCAAGTCCTGGGAGAACTCAAGGGCGGTGCGATGAAGCTCGGCCAGGCGCTATCGATCTTCCAGGCCGTCATGCCCGACGAGACCGCCGCCGCCTACGCCGAGTCCCTGGTCAAGTTGCAGGAGGACGCGCCGCGCATGCCGCCCGCCGAGGTACACGCGGTGCTCGCCGATCAACTGGGACCGCGGTGGCGCGACCGGTTCGCCGAGTTCGACGACGTGGCCGCGGCGGCGGCCAGCATCGGCCAGGTCCACAAGGCGCGGTGGCGGCTGCCGGACGGCAGCACTGTTCCGGCCGCCGTCAAGGTGCAGTACCCCGGCACCGCCGAGGCGCTGGACTCCGATCTCAAGCAGGTCGCCCGCCTCGGCAGCATGCTCAAGACGCTCCAGCCGTCGACGAACGTCAAGGCACTCATCGCGGAGATGCGTGAGCGCATCCTGGAGGAGTTGGACTACACCGGCGAGGCCGAGAACCAGCGCCGCTTCGCCGAGGCCTACGCGGGTGACCCGGAGATCTACGTACCGCGCGTCCTCGCCAGCACTCCCGCCATGCTCGTCACCGAGTGGGCCGAGGGCACGCCGCTGTCGAAGGTCATCGCCTCCGGCAGCCAGCAGGAACGTGACGAGGCTGGTCGGCTGCTGGCCCTGTTCCATTTCTCCGCGCCGACCCGGGCCGGGCTGCTGCATGCCGATCCGCACCCGGGCAACTTCCGCATGATGCCGGACGGGCGCCTGTGCGTACTCGATTTCGGTGCCGCCGCCCAGATGCCGGGCGGGCTGCCGAAGCCGATCGGCCGGCTCATCCGGGCGGCGCTCGACGGTGACGCCGAAACCGTCCGTGCCGGCCTGCGCGACGAGGGCTTCTTCAAGAAGAATCGCGACGTCGAAGCCCCGGCGCTACTGGCCTTCCTGCTGCCGATGATCGAGCCGTTCTCGGTGGCAGAGTTCAAGTTCACCCGCGATTGGATGCGCACCTCGGCCGCGCACATGTCGGACCGCAAGGCACCGGGGGCGAAACTCACCCTGCCCACCTCGTACCTGTTCGTGCACCGGGTGATGGGCGGCTCCATGGGGGTGCTGTGCCAACTCGAGGCACGGGCACCGTTCCAGGCGATCGTCCACCGGTGGCTGCCGGGCTTCGCCCCGGTCGGCTAA
- a CDS encoding DUF5988 family protein, with product MNGRCIESKDQSAIEVVLEGGPASITAEQRSCRTESDTVKIKIAHCGGYEHFERIDNSAGNDAGPVVFRWSMRTRVAE from the coding sequence ATGAACGGGCGTTGCATCGAATCCAAGGACCAGAGCGCCATCGAGGTCGTCCTCGAAGGCGGTCCCGCCAGCATCACCGCAGAGCAGCGAAGCTGCCGGACCGAGTCCGACACAGTCAAGATCAAAATCGCCCACTGTGGCGGTTACGAGCACTTCGAACGGATCGACAACAGCGCCGGAAACGACGCGGGGCCGGTCGTCTTCCGGTGGAGCATGCGTACGCGAGTGGCCGAGTAG